A single region of the Podospora pseudopauciseta strain CBS 411.78 chromosome 1, whole genome shotgun sequence genome encodes:
- the FMR1 gene encoding Fertilization Minus Regulator mating type protein MAT1-1-1 (EggNog:ENOG503P6TT; COG:K) has translation MAGINSILQTFEGLGEGDRAETIKVLSDMMREGTPRQPAKKKVNGFMGYRSYYSSMFSQLPQKERSPILTTLWQQDPFHKEWDFMCAVYSAIRDQLAEQNVTLQTWIQFAVTPLGIAPRTGYMEALGWVLTRLDDGIHTLQRMDVPDIRHHLQPMNGLGLFLSCLNGGLPISDPQNIISQLSDPAFDVICINTEVPKIPGTFDTMSGFRQLAKQNPALAMSSLFHLPDTDPLIAQGVGIYEFHSVVSQSVQNHGMPPTTVPPMESHSHEDNMDFAKINEAELDAILTMYDTNTNGYIDPNKPQGF, from the exons ATGGCGGGAATCAACAGTATTTTGCAAACCTTTGAAGGCCTTGGAGAGGGCGATCGAGCCGAAACCATCAAGGTTCTGTCGGATATGATGCGCGAAGGCACACCGCGTCAGcccgccaagaagaaggtcaaCGGCTTCATGGGCTACCGAT CCTACTATTCCTCCATGTTCAGCCAACTGCCTCAAAAGGAACGATCACCCATCCTCACGACTCTCTGGCAGCAAGACCCATTCCACAAGGAGTGGGACTTCATGTGTGCAGTTTATTCTGCGATTCGTGATCAGCTTGCCGAGCAAAATGTAACTTTGCAAACCTGGATTCAGTTTGCGGTTACTCCTCTGGGAATCGCTCCCCGTACTGGTTACATGGAAGCCCTTGGATGGGTTCTCACTCGACTCGACGACGGTATTCATACCTTGCAGCGAATGGACGTTCCGGACATCAGACATCATCTTCAGCCCATGAATGGTCTCGGTCTCTTCCTCAGCTGTTTAAATGGTGGCCTCCCGATCTCCGATCCGCAAAACATTATCTCTCAGCTTTCCGATCCGGCATTCGACGTCATCTGTATCAACACGGAAGTTCCCAAAATTCCGGGAACCTTCGACACCATGTCGGGCTTCCGACAGCTAGCAAAGCAGAATCCAGCTTTGGCGATGTCATCACTTTTCCACTTGCCGGATACGGATCCGTTGATCGCTCAAGGAGTTGGCATCTATGAGTTCCACAGCGTCGTTAGTCAATCCGTTCAGAACCACGGCATGCCGCCTACAACAGTGCCACCCATGGAGAGCCACAGCCACGAAGATAACATGGACTTCGCCAAGATCAATGAAGCGGAGCTCGATGCAATTCTTACGATGTACGACACCAATACCAATGGATACATCGACCCAAATAAGCCCCAGGGGTTCTGA
- the SMR2 gene encoding Sporulation minus regulator 2 (COG:B; EggNog:ENOG503PQ03), protein MDVSNSTPVNSPATTACVWYSDKMDIPIINDSHILSFILVDHETVVQHVANDHDDIEVVSALAVAATNFSKMNDGLDTAIVHRKHSMLYYITTLTLAFRLDTSIFDVIHTTVTIGDLVPTVDRAPTADAVPAVYPAMAPVSPESNRDTMVQSVAVTTKDHIRRPRNQFIIYRQWMSARLHEDNPGLTAGAISSIVAKAWKGETPQVKAHFKALAVEEDRKHKLAYPGYRYQARRTRNERRKLFSTIKAVSQYPVPVTNPVPQYPVQAMSSLTTTDLNDTVMNLGSLNN, encoded by the exons ATGGATGTCTCCAACTCCACTCCCGTCAACTCTCCCGCTACCACCGCCTGTGTCTGGTACTCTGACAAGATGGATATCCCCATCATAAACGACTCGCACATCCTGTCCTTCATTCTGGTCGATCATGAGACAGTTGTCCAGCATGTCGCGAATGATCATGATGATATTGAAGTCGTCAGCGCCTTGGCCGTCGCTGCCACCAACTTCAG CAAAATGAACGATGGTCTCGACACCGCTATTGTTCACAGGAAGCACAGTATGCTCTACTACATCACGACCCTTACTTTGGCCTTTCGTCTGGATACGAGCATTTTCGATGTCATTCACACGACTG TGACTATTGGCGATCTTGTTCCCACTGTCGATCGAGCTCCCACTGCTGATGCGGTTCCGGCTGTTTATCCTGCCATGGCTCCTGTCTCGCCTGAGTCGAACAGGGATACTATGGTCCAGAGTGTTGCGGTCACAACCAAGGACCATATTCGTCGCCCCCGCAACCAGTTCATCATCTACCGCCAGTGGATGTCTGCTCGGCTCCACGAGGACAACCCCGGCTTGACAGCTGGTGCTATTT CGTCCATCGTCGCTAAGGCttggaagggggagacaCCCCAGGTCAAAGCTCACTTCAAGGCTCTCGCGGTGGAGGAAGACCGCAAGCACAAACTGGCGTATCCTGGGTACCGCTACCAGGCACGCCGCACCCGGAATGAGCGCCGCAAGCTCTTCAGCACTATCAAGGCTGTCTCCCAGTATCCAGTGCCGGTCACGAACCCGGTGCCCCAGTATCCGGTGCAGGCCATGAGTTCGTTGACCACCACGGATCTCAACGACACTGTGATGAACCTGGGCAGCCTCAACAACTAG
- the SMR1 gene encoding Sporulation minus regulator 1 (COG:S; EggNog:ENOG503PYA1), which produces MNITDMDSTSSHSSEDDYCVSPTHANMDHRDLSQVTLLMESTLIRTALRTDIQQFEKSFEQIIEQAGVFLATTEEHFISLSLVVMDEDVLIRHLCGFLASKLAIEGFLSFHQQTIQRTSGGDASLAKQVKAATVFVLELIQTLIYHKEAADYPGKHLGMMYDRDVKYFGGTLFHLNPQVNLDEELPELDDYYEDVDELTNYYHGEKLSHPLRQLPGNPWHKFFGNFPETRVEHAADTALFRANPRPGDLTVSIPGTILFLIPEFRQEHEKFRQLMLEHSQLPLPLLLEEARKERVQVIQRRLANVHHGNVEYDSLEPLCRENTDMIPRPEYTLEGNRTFGMQNLTVNSPDLIGDALPEGRIANVASQLEGFPARFLSTNKDKRM; this is translated from the exons ATGAATATCACGGACATGGATTCAACATCCTCGCATTCGAGCGAAGATGATTATTGTGTTAGCCCCACGCATGCAAATATGGACCACCGAGATCTATCCCAG GTTACGCTTTTAATGGAGTCAACTTTGATCCGCACTGCTCTCCGTACCGACATCCAGCAATTTGAGAAATCCTTCGAGCAAATTATTGAGCAGGCTGGTGTGTTTTTGGCAACTACAGAAGAGCATTTCATATCACTTTCGCTGGTCGTCATGGATGAAGATGTACTGATCCGCCATCTCTGTGGATTTCTTGCCTCGAAACTTGCCATTGAAGGGTTTCTCTCTTTCCATCAACAGACAATACAGCGTACATCAGGAGGAGATGCTTCACTTGCGAAACAAGTGAAGGCTGCCACAGTGTTTGTGTTGGAGCTCATTCAGACCTTGATATACCACAAAGAGGCGGCTGACTACCCAGGGAAACACCTGGGCATGATGTACGATCGCGATGTCAAGTATTTTGGGGGCACTCTTttccacctcaacccccaggTCAATCTTGACGAGGAACTTCCCGAGTTGGACGATTACTACGAAGATGTTGATGAGCTCACCAACTACTACCATGGCGAGAAGCTTTCACACCCCCTGAGACAGCTCCCTGGCAATCCTTGGCATAAGTTCTTCGGAAACTTCCCAGAAACCCGCGTTGAACATGCCGCAGACACCGCTCTCTTCAGGGCGAATCCGCGTCCTGGAGACCTCACTGTTTCCATTCCTGGTACCATTCTCTTTTTGATACCAGAATTCCGTCAAGAGCATGAGAAATTCAGGCAACTGATGCTAGAA CATAGTCAGCTTCCGTTGCCcctgttgttggaggaggcgagaaAGGAGAGGGTTCAAGTCATTCAGCGCCGCCTGGCCAATGTGCACCATGGCAATGTTGAATATGACAGCCTTGAACCTTTGTGTAGAGAGAATACTGATATG ATACCCCGTCCTGAATACACTCTCGAGGGAAACAGAACATTTGGAATGCAGAACCTCACCGTCAACTCACCCGACCTAATCGGCGATGCTCTTCCTGAAGGCCGGATTGCAAATGTGGCATCTCAGTTGGAGGGGTTCCCCGCACGATTTCTATCCACTAATAAGGATAAGCGAATGTAG